The following are from one region of the Arachis duranensis cultivar V14167 chromosome 10, aradu.V14167.gnm2.J7QH, whole genome shotgun sequence genome:
- the LOC107471377 gene encoding cytochrome P450 85A-like isoform X3 — translation MAFTFIAIVGGVLFLFCFFSALLRWNEVRYMKKNKGLPPGTMGWPLFGETTEFLKQGPNFMKNQRARYGSFFKSHILGCPTIVSMDAELNRYILMNESKGLVPGYPKSMLDILGKCNIAAVHGSTHKYLRGALLSIISPTMIKDQLLPKIDHFMRSHLSNWDNQVINIQHKTKEMAFLSSLRQIAGKESSRISDSIMPEFFNLVLGTLSLPIHLPGTNYSRGFQARKAIVSIVSEVIEERRKSQEIHKDMLGGLMGNDDESRHKLSDEEIIDLVITVMYSGYETVSATSMMAVKYLQDHPKALEELREEHLNIRQRKKPDEPIDFNDLKSMRFTRAVIFETSRLATIVNGVLRKTTQDMELNGYLIPKGWKIYVYTREINYDHFLYPDPLKFNPWRWLDKSLETKNHCLIFGGGTRLCPGKLVTRYRWEEVGGDKLLKFPRVQAPNGLHIRVTSY, via the exons ATGGCTTTTACCTTCATTGCAATTGTTGGTGGTGTTTTGTTCTTGTTCTGTTTTTTCTCTGCTCTTTTGAGATGGAATGAAGTAAGGTACATGAAGAAGAATAAAGGTTTGCCACCAGGTACAATGGGGTGGCCACTTTTTGGAGAAACTACTGAGTTTCTTAAACAAGGTCCTAACTTCATGAAAAACCAAAGAGCAAg GTATGGCAGTTTTTTCAAATCACACATATTGGGGTGTCCTACAATTGTATCAATGGATGCAGAGCTTAATAGATACATTCTAATGAATGAATCAAAAGGGCTTGTTCCAGGGTACCCTAAATCCATGTTAGACATCTTGGGAAAATGCAACATTGCAGCTGTTCATGGCTCCACTCACAAGTACTTGAGAGGTGCCTTGCTTTCTATCATTAGCCCCACCATGATCAAAGATCAGCTTTTGCCAAAAATTGATCACTTCATGAGATCCCACCTTAGCAATTGGGACAATCAAGTCATCAACATCCAACACAAAACCAAAGAG ATGGCCTTCCTTTCATCACTGAGGCAGATTGCAGGCAAAGAATCAAGCAGAATATCAGATTCAATCATGCCGGAATTCTTTAATCTAGTATTAGGAACCCTTTCTCTTCCTATTCACCTTCCGGGGACGAATTATAGTCGCGGATTTCAG GCAAGGAAAGCTATTGTGAGTATTGTGAGTGAGGTAATAGAGGAAAGGAGAAAATCCCAAGAAATACACAAAGACATGCTTGGAGGATTGATGGGAAATGATGATGAAAGTAGACACAAACTAAGTGATGAAGAAATCATTGATCTAGTGATTACAGTTATGTATTCTGGTTATGAAACTGTTTCAGCCACGTCAATGATGGCAGTGAAGTATCTTCAGGACCATCCCAAAGCACTTGAAGAACTCAGA GAAGAGCATTTGAACATTAGACAAAGGAAAAAACCAGATGAACCAATTGATTTCAACGATCTCAAGTCAATGAGGTTTACTCGCGCG GTGATTTTTGAGACCTCTAGATTGGCCACAATAGTTAATGGGGTCCTAAGGAAAACTACTCAAGATATGGAACTAAATG gTTATTTGATTCCCAAAGGGTGGAAGATATATGTGTACACGAGAGAGATAAATTATGACCATTTTCTATATCCTGATCCACTAAAGTTCAACCCATGGAGATGGCTG gatAAGAGCCTAGAGACAAAAAACCACTGCTTGATATTTGGAGGAGGTACAAGATTGTGTCCAGGGAAACTTGTAACTAGATACAG GTGGGAAGAAGTAGGAGGAGATAAACTTCTGAAATTTCCTAGAGTTCAGGCACCTAATGGACTGCACATAAGGGTGACATCTTACTAA